A single region of the Grus americana isolate bGruAme1 chromosome 3, bGruAme1.mat, whole genome shotgun sequence genome encodes:
- the ZC3H12D gene encoding LOW QUALITY PROTEIN: probable ribonuclease ZC3H12D (The sequence of the model RefSeq protein was modified relative to this genomic sequence to represent the inferred CDS: inserted 2 bases in 1 codon), whose protein sequence is MPAKMALASSLSGKPVPPRSKKVSTAGVEVHQSKLDFFCKLGYGKQDICKVLENLGQEALEDDVLKELIRMGSKPQALESQAQPSPLKLVARGSCSTSPASKWLGEDDSDSTDHLRPIVIDGSNVAMSHGNKEVFSCWGIQLAVDWFRERGHTYIKVFVPLWRKEPPRQDSPIADQHILEELEKQSILVYTPSRKVKGKRVVCYDDRYIVKVAYEKDGVIVSNDHYRDLQNENPEWKWFIEQRLLMYSFVSNRFMPPDDPLGRHGPTLNNFLSKKPVLPEPKWQPCPYGKKCTYGNKCKFYHPERPHQAQLSVADELRAKIKVPLSLGKEEKCNRSPYRTGGEPALPDAGTEMLREASGCAGASCYPGWSRGSRPELPSGTWAGGPSSDLGLDQRLLQLEPLRDQPLLEKMSALSIGDDTYGYNRSIHTSQDREVTDSHHRCSDLRHNPYSLHHPHSLDCTCLPGCPFQHAVLPPVRGGRVPDHSWPQECCGMHGMGQRSRYVPDGAQHKQALETQHHVLPQTAALPHDLLHLYREHQLQQQHCFPSWPPRQPFLLDSSNRLGFFQKAHTYPDASYSDYCSPPAARPPSAQQANXHWELCSLFPYGEVNHVMALYASIKDIASLTLLIQRHRNL, encoded by the exons ATGCCTGCCAAGATGGCACTGGCCAGTTCACTTTCTGGCAAGCCAGTGCCACCACGCTCCAAAAAAGTTTCTACGGCAGGAGTGGAAGTGCACCAGAGCAAGCTGGATTTTTTCTGCAAGCTGGGCTATGGTAAGCAAGACATCTGCAAAGTGCTGGAGAACCTGGGCCAAGAGGCCCTGGAGGATGATGTGCTGAAAGAGCTTATTCGGATGGGGAGCAAACCTCAAGCTCTGGAGAGCCAAGCTCAACCTTCCCCACTAAAACTTGTTGCCCGTGGATCATGTAGCACTTCACCAGCGTCGAAGTGGCTTGGAGAAGATGACAGTGATTCTACTGATCATTTAAGACCCATTGTGATCGATGGCAGCAATGTTGCAATGAG tcacGGAAACAAAGAGGTATTCTCCTGCTGGGGAATCCAGCTGGCAGTGGACTGGTTTCGAGAAAGGGGGCACACATACATCAAAGTTTTTGTCCCACTCTGGAGAAAGGAGCCCCCTCGACAGGACAGTCCAATTGCAG ACCAGCACATTCTTGAAGAGCTTGAAAAGCAATCAATTCTTGTGTACACCCCATCCCGAAAGGTGAAAGGCAAGAGGGTAGTTTGCTACGACGATCGCTATATCGTGAAAGTTGCTTATGAGAAAGACGGAGTCATTGTTTCCAATGACCATTATCGGGACCTCCAGAATGAAAACCCTGAGTGGAAATGGTTTATTGAGCAACGACTACTCATGTACTCTTTTGTCAGTAACAG atttatgCCTCCTGATGATCCGTTAGGCCGGCATGGACCCACTCTTAATAACTTCCTCAGCAAAAAGCCAGTGCTTCCTGAACCAAAATGGCAGCCGTGTCCCTATG gtAAAAAATGCACCTATGGcaataaatgcaaattttacCACCCGGAGAGACCACATCAAGCTCAGCTCTCAGTTGCTGATGAGCTCAGGGCCAAAATAAAGGTTCCATTAAGtctggggaaagaggagaagTGTAACCGCTCGCCGTACAGGACCGGAGGAGAGCCtgcactgcctgacgcaggcACAGAAATGCTGCGAGAAGCCAGCGGCTGTGCAGGAGCTTCCTGCTACCCAGGGTGGTCCCGGGGCAGCCGTCCTGAGCTGCCATCTGGCACCTGGGCTGGTGGCCCCAGCTCTGACCTGGGGCTGGACCAGCGGTTGCTACAGCTGGAGCCACTGCGAGACCAGCCGCTCCTGGAGAAGATGTCAGCGTTATCCATCGGCGATGACACCTACGGCTACAATCGGTCCATACATACCTCTCAGGACAGAGAGGTGACGGACAGCCATCATCGCTGCAGTGACCTCAGGCACAACCCATACTCGCTTCATCACCCCCACAGCTTGGACTGCACCTGCCTACCGGGATGCCCTTTCCAGCATGCGGTGCTCCCTCCTGTGCGGGGCGGGAGGGTCCCAGACCACAGCTGGCCTCAGGAGTGCTGCGGCATGCACGGGATGGGTCAGAGGAGCCGCTACGTCCCTGATGGCGCTCAGCACAAACAGGCCCTGGAGACTCAGCACCACGTTTTGCCGCAGACCGCAGCTCTTCCCCATGACCTGCTTCACTTGTACAGGGAgcatcagctgcagcagcagcactgtttcCCCAGCTGGCCCCCACGGCAGCCCTTTCTGCTGGACTCCAGCAACAGGCTGGGCTTCTTCCAGAAAGCCCATACTTACCCCGATGCCTCTTACAGTGACTACTGCTCCCCCCCAGCTGCAAGGCCACCCTCTGCCCAGCAAGCAAA ACACTGGGAGCTGTGCTCCCTTTTCCCTTACGGCGAGGTGAACCACGTCATGGCTTTGTACGCCAGTATCAAGGATATTGCTAGCTTGACTTTACTGATTCAAAGACACAGAAACTTGTGA